The Faecalibacter bovis genome includes the window AATAGAAAAAAGAATAGGAGAGAACTGTTGGTATAAAAGTTCTTGTCCCTTCCTATCCTTTTTTTTGCATAGCAGTACAATTTTTTCTATTGGGTTTCCCAAAACTTATATAAACGTATTTTTATTCTGATGGTACTGTAATAGTTTTTGAAATGTAGATATCTGCACCTCCTGGATCTTTACCAGCCCAAACTCTAATTGTTTGTTCTCCTGCAGTTGTTGGAGTAAATTTTAAAGTTTTAACAGTCGTAATGATATCATTCGTACATGCAGAATTATTTTTTTGTGAACCAAATACTCCGATTTTTGTATCGTTTGCATCTGCTGGTAAAATTCTTCTGAATTCTAAAAATTCTTGACAACTTCCTGCTAAGTTAAACGAGATTTTAACGTTTGTAGGTTGCGAAACTGGTTGGATTGAATCTAAATTTACATCAATGGCAGTTGCTGGTATAAAACCATAAGTGTAAAAAGGTTCGTTAGAATCATCATCTAAACAGCTAACAGTTGTAACACCAATAAATACTAATAAAAATAGGTAGCTGAAAAATTTAGTCATCTTCATAATCATGTTTTTTTAAAGTTATATAAAGATAAGATGTGAAAAACTGAAAAGGTTGCGTAAGTATTTAAATTTTAACATTTAAACAAAAAAATCCTCTTACTTGAAGTAAGAGGATCAAATTATTTTAGGAATAAATCTTTTGTAATTAAGTTGGCTGTTCGTACAGATGCGCCAACACCACCTAACTTATGATACAATTCTTCGTAATCATTCAAGATTTGTTCACGCTTAGGAGAATTTAAAATTAAGTTCAATTCGTGTTTAATATTTTCGTACGTTAAATCGTATTGAATTAATTCTTTTACCACTTCACGATCCATGATTAAATTAACCAAAGAAATGAATTTAATATTTTTTACTACTCGTTTTCCGATTTCATAAGAAAGAGCATTTCCTTTATAACAAACCACTTCAGGTACTTTTAATAAAGCTGTTTCCAAAGTAGCCGTTCCTGATGTAACTAACGCAGCATGAGAAATTCGAAGTAAATCATAGGTTCTGTTTTCTACAATTTTTAAATCATTCCCTGCGATGGCTTTGTAGTTTTCTGTTGGTTGTGATGGTGCTCCTGCAACAACAAATTGATAATCAGGAAAATCTTTTTCTACCGATAACATCAAAGGTAATTTAACTTTAATTTCTTGCGTTCTACTTCCAGGTAAAACTGCTATAATCGGTCGGTCATCTAATCCAAATTTCGTTTTAAATTCCTTTTCATTTACTTCTGGTAAATTATTTAATGAATCTAATAATGGATTTCCTACAAAATCAACTTTATAATCATATCGTTGATAAAACTCTTCTTCAAAGGGAAGAATCACGAACATTTTATCAACTAATTTTTTGATTTTATGTACACGTCCTGTTTTCCAAGCCCAAATTTGTGGAGAAATATAATAGTAAATTTTGATGCCTAAAGACTTGATAAAAGGTGCAACCTGTAAGTTAAAACCAGGATAATCAACCATGATTACACAATCGGGTTGGTAAGCTTGAATATCTTTTTTACAGAATGAAAGATTTTTTGTAATTGTACGAATATTCATAATCACTTCTGCAAATCCCATAAAAGCCAAATCACGGTAATGTTTAACAATTTCACCACCTTGAGCTTCCATTAAATCGCCACCCCAACAACGAAACTGCGCGTTTGGATCTTTGATTTTGATTTCTTTCATTAAATTCGAAGCGTGTAAATCGCCCGAAGCTTCACCTGCAATAATATAATATTTCAAAGGAATATAATTTACTTTGATACAAAGATAATTAATTACAAATAAGAAATTAGTTTATCTC containing:
- the lpxB gene encoding lipid-A-disaccharide synthase, whose translation is MKYYIIAGEASGDLHASNLMKEIKIKDPNAQFRCWGGDLMEAQGGEIVKHYRDLAFMGFAEVIMNIRTITKNLSFCKKDIQAYQPDCVIMVDYPGFNLQVAPFIKSLGIKIYYYISPQIWAWKTGRVHKIKKLVDKMFVILPFEEEFYQRYDYKVDFVGNPLLDSLNNLPEVNEKEFKTKFGLDDRPIIAVLPGSRTQEIKVKLPLMLSVEKDFPDYQFVVAGAPSQPTENYKAIAGNDLKIVENRTYDLLRISHAALVTSGTATLETALLKVPEVVCYKGNALSYEIGKRVVKNIKFISLVNLIMDREVVKELIQYDLTYENIKHELNLILNSPKREQILNDYEELYHKLGGVGASVRTANLITKDLFLK